One Conger conger chromosome 18, fConCon1.1, whole genome shotgun sequence DNA window includes the following coding sequences:
- the slc2a15a gene encoding solute carrier family 2 member 15a: MAEEVLITAPGKITSHLTSSLLAVAFLTSFGSSMLYGFNLAVVNSPAGYIKDFYNRTIVSRNGTGLNQEALTLMYSLTVSVFAVGGLVGSLMVGILVTRFGRKGTVLNSTVLVFIAGSLMGFSRICNSPEMVIFGRFITGIHSGIALSVVPMYLGEIAPKNLRGFLGLMPSIFICVGVFTAQILGLHELLGKEDYWPLFLALVVIPTFIQLMLLPWFPESPRYLLIEKHNVHATITALKWYRAKCNIQAEIEEMQEEQRSLSSVRTVSVWHLLLDSSVRWQVLSVVVINIGMQLSGIDAIWFYTNDIFENAGIPHPQIQYTTVGTGAIEVVAGLIGCFTIEHLGRRPLIIGGFGFMGVCCAGITLSLVLQAHVSIMRYVSVACVVGIIAGFCIGPAGVPFLVTAELFKQSHRPAAYTVGGALNWMSNFTVGFVFPFLQMSAGAYCYLVFAAVCLAVATYVFFIIPETKNKTFMEISQMFASKEAIMESQGVGISDQLRLRKMNGYGTLENGSVEYDSSMSCP, from the exons ATGGCTGAAGAAGTGTTAATAACGGCTCCAGGGAAAATTACATCG CACCTGACTTCCTCCTTACTGGCTGTGGCCTTCCTCACCTCGTTTGGCAGCTCCATGCTCTATGGCTTCAATCTGGCTGTGGTCAACTCTCCTGCAGGC TACATCAAAGACTTCTACAACCGCACCATCGTGAGCCGCAACGGCACGGGGCTGAACCAGGAGGCGCTCACGCTCATGTACTCGCTCACCGTGTCCGTCTTCGCCGTCGGAGGGCTGGTGGGGTCCCTCATGGTGGGCATTCTGGTCACCAGATTTGGAAG GAAGGGCACCGTTTTAAACTCCACCGTGCTGGTCTTCATCGCAGGCTCCCTGATGGGCTTCAGCCGGATATGTAACTCCCCAGAAATGGTTATCTTCGGCCGCTTTATCACTGGAATACACTCGG GGATCGCCCTCAGCGTGGTGCCCATGTACCTGGGCGAGATCGCTCCCAAAAACCTGAGGGGCTTCCTGGGCCTCATGCCCAGCATCTTCATCTGCGTGGGGGTCTTCACCGCCCAGATCCTGGGGCTCCACGAGCTGCTGGGGAAG GAGGACTACTGGCCTCTGTTTCTGGCTCTGGTGGTCATACCCACATTCATCCAGCTCATGCTGTTGCCATGGTTCCCAGAAAGCCCCCGCTACCTGCTGATAGAGAAGCACAATGTCCATGCCACCATAACAG CCCTGAAGTGGTACCGCGCCAAGTGCAACATCCAGGCGGAGATCGAGGAGATGCAGGAGGAGCAGCGCTCGCTCTCCTCCGTGAGGACCGTGTCGGTGTGGCACCTCCTGCTCGACTCCTCCGTGCGCTGGCAGGTCCTCTCCGTCGTCGTCATCAACATCGGCATGCAGCTGTCCGGCATCGACGCG ATCTGGTTCTACACCAATGACATCTTTGAGAACGCAGGAATCCCGCACCCTCAGATCCAGTACACCACGGTGGGGACAGGAGCCATCGAGGTGGTGGCAGGCCTCATCGGC TGTTTCACCATTGAACATCTGGGGAGGAGGCCGTTGATAATTGGTGGCTTTGGATTCATGGGGGTTTGCTGTGCAGGGATCACGCTCTCGCTTGTTTTACAG GCCCACGTGTCCATCATGCGATATGTCAGCGTGGCCTGTGTGGTTGGGATCATCGCTGGCTTCTGTATCGGACCAG CGGGCGTTCCCTTCCTGGTCACGGCGGAGCTCTTTAAGCAGTCTCACCGCCCGGCCGCCTACACCGTGGGAGGGGCTCTCAACTGGATGTCCAACTTCACCGTGGGCTTCGTCTTCCCCTTCCTGCAG ATGTCAGCTGGGGCCTACTGCTACCTGGTGTTCGCCGCGGTGTGTTTGGCAGTGGCGACCTACGTGTTCTTCATCATTCCCGAGACCAAGAACAAGACCTTCATGGAGATCAGCCAGATGTTCGCCTCCAAAGAGGCCATCATGGAGAGCCAAGGCGTGGGCATCTCCGACCAGCTCCGACTCCGGAAGATGAACGGATACGGGACGCTGGAGAACGGGTCTGTGGAGTACGACAGCTCCATGTCCTGCCCCTga